tgaaatgttAAGACTAAGAATAAGTAGAATGaaatattaagattaaaaataaatcaaactacttgttttttatcatattcaaataaaacaagttGATAACACAAAACGAATTATATtccaatattaataattataagaatttaaGGTGTATTGATAATTTTACATTGATAAAAATGATCAAGATAAGAAATATGTAACTAAAATAAGTcttatacatattattttaaggttttagaTTGAAAAAAGTGATGTTTTAGTCTCTTAACTAAATTTGACCActaatcaataatattaaatctctttaattttctaaaagaatatATTCACACAAGTATTAAATCCGATTGTAGTTTAtacaaatatgatataaattagGTAAAAACAtatgtttaataattgattacTACTAAAATGTTCATACTTAAAATGTGTTATAATGTAGAGAAACACACGTTAAGAAAGATatgataaaagttaaaatttttatattggataaaaataactaaaataaacaatatatgaaagaaaacaCAGatctattttcttaaaattttgaattgagtTTTGACATAAACATATTTACTATTGAATAATTTCAAATCTTCCTAACATCTTCACTCGAAAAATCTCACATTTGAAAGGATTTCttcataatgttttatttttaaaaaagaataatgtggTACAGAATTGTTTGTTGATAGGTTTTAAGGGAAGAAGACAAGAAAATGAATCTCCTTTAAAGATTATTTGCAAAACCAATCAATGAACCTTTAGAATGGTTTTACAAGACAACTTTATCCAATCATATTTGGTAGGGTAAAGAAGGtatggtgtcaaaaattgaaGGTCACATCAAAGTAAAAAGTGCAAGCAGAAAGGATTAAGAACATAGAGACATACATATCTTTGACTTATTTAGGAACATCGTTATGGTACTAGAAGGAAATTAGTTTGTTTTAGGATGCAAAAAAGGGGGGCAAAAATGCCTTTAATTACTACAAAGGAATCATTGCAACCTATGTATCTATGTTTCAATTGGGAGCAAGATATGATTCTCATCAATCAGAATTCAACTTCGAATAGTAACACTTTCACTTTGCATGTGCCATGAATGAACTATGCTTCGGATTTCATAGCCTACATAGCCTTCATTATAAGGATGCCATTTGCTAATCATAAATTTTCATTCTCCAACTTCTTGTCGCAATCCTATCGAGTGCCCATCATGAATCTGACAACTAATTATAAACGACAATaaccaataaatatttttcaaaatttccatGCACTCTAAAATTATGTCTTTTCTTCTTATACTTTATGTAATTCAAtaaatttcctttctttatatagaatttaacaaaaaatatttattttatggaaaattatatgattaattaactttaaacGAAAACGTGGAGTCCCATGAAGCGTTTTACCTTCGtgattgtaaattaaaaaatatatatatcactccagtttttctttcttttttttaaacttgtgAGGACAGTGCTTCCATACAGCATGCATTCTAAATAACGACAGTTTTTACTtacaaattcttaaaattattttttttattctatgatagaaaacattttttattgatacTGTACATTTCCACAACCTTAATTGGTGCTAAAGGAGTACTTAAGTATATGTTAAACCCAGCTACATATTTCATTGCTCATGAATCATGAAAGAAAGGGGAAAACACATTTTGTAccattttttttcagaaatctGGGATGATCCACAATGTGATAATTGGGCCTCTTTGGGCCAATACAATTCACTAAGACAGATGCGTACGAAGAGGCCTGGGTTTTCCTTTAAGACAACTCTATCATATTGAATTTGTTATCGGGTAAGTggtggtttatttttttttttttacattcatattttgtattttgttccTTTGTTTCTTTAGTTAATCTGTTACTAATTTGGTAAACATTTAGATTTGATTTGATGTTTCTTAGGCAGTAGTTTAAGTTGTATCGATTtcattaatttctaatttttcgTTTCTGGTGTGGATATTGGTGTGATTCTTTATAATTGAATGGGAGTATAATTGTTTAGATAGAAAGGGAGTTGATGAATGCTTAAAATCAATGTAAGAATGCTAAGTCTATCAATTGAGCTTAGCCAATTggattataataattaattttacaaataaaaaataattagttatgtaacatcccaataattgATGAAAACTATATGGGATGATTTACATCATAATATGACAAAACAGTTTAAAGGATGTAAATATAGTTATAAGCTTTACAGTCAtattaaatttgactttaaaTTTAGAACTTTACTTACAAAAGATATAAAGTTTCCCAAAATATGGAACAATCTAAGAGATCCTAAGAACAAGACAACTGTATCATCATTCTCCAATGCTTGCTCTAGAGGTACTCCAtctacctctgctcacatccaatttggatgatcattgcaagagGAAGAACACCGACATACAACAcagaaaagaaacaaacagcAAGTGTAAGCTagatttccaaaaaaaaatataagttaaacaAATCTAAACTATAATCACCAAAAACAAATAAGTAAACCAATCAtagaagacaatttttttttattagatatgtTAGACTTAGACTCATCCGGACTtggaatgaatatcgagctatggcgggttatgcacttgtggtgacctctactgctttgcaaagccaatTGCTATGGGTTCCACCCTACcaccacaaggttagtccgttatcactcaccttgaCCCATTAAAAATGGAGACAACCAAGgttaggacctcctactactctcaccacatgacatattcttctctaagtgagattgaatagtcattagagtgttaaggaaaacccccaagactgagctacctatattcattccaATACTTAACATCATATCACTCATATCTTGGCCCataaatggagacacccaagactgagcttcctaTATTTATTCTCAACATTAAcaatgatctcacctagagatcttgaTTTGATTCTCAAAGCCCATGATTCATACCACCAATCTTGTTTCACTTCACCAACCTCATCCAATTAATCATACAATCTCATGCAGaagcaaaataaacatatataactcatacattacatatcttcacagaaacatcatttattaataccaATTTCTTTATCAACTATAATTACCTATACTTAAGAAATTCAAACAGCTTGGAGACCCTtaccaatggctccggaagggtcaaaaacccttagaacgacctaaagaacgtccaaaacggacgtccggaaccccccaaactatcaaaaacaaaagcaacagcaGAAAACTGCGCCCAACGCCATTTAGGGGCGCCCAGCGTGAATTTCTGCTAAAAAACAGCAAGAAATGGCGCCCAGCGTGAATTCTACAGattttctgcagaattttgaGGAACTCACACCCTCAAAATCTGTTTTAAGTCCCTTGGTGAAATTCTAACCTCCCTATCACGAAGTATGGttgattttaaacttgtttgagGGTTCATACATGATCTTAACAATCATCTCTAACAATTATGCAGAGAATTTGGATCAATTCACCCAATTTCCATTACTTAAGAGTTCAAATTCACATCCACCATTTGTAATCTGTTTTTAGTTGGGTTAAGGTACCTAACAAGTAAAAAATGACTTACCTAAGTGATCCGAGTGGTCTAAAACTACCCCTAACCCCTAATTCACGAAATCACTACCCAAGTTCCCTAAATTGACTCAAATGCTAAAATTGACATAACCATGTACTTTCAATCTGCAGAAACTAAATCCTCACTCTTAAACCATAAAATTCACATCATACTCATAGTCATACCATTCACAATTGGTCACATATCAGTTCATATCAAACACAACCCATATAACATCAATTTCAGCACATACACTTTTTCATCCagttcaaaaataaaacaattcttCACTCAATTTATACATGCATCAACTTGTAATAATTTTACCTAAAGATCAAAcaagaatgcaaatatttttcaaaccaTAATTTAGAtcctagctccccttacctggaactGAAGAAATTGCACTCACAAGAACCCTAGAATTTAGCTTGCCTCACAAGGAAAATTGCACAAGATCCTacaatcatcaattgatgataaaGTTTAGTTCCTAAGTAAGAATCTTGAGTTGGGAATGTACAAAAAGGATTGTTCATAACATGCATTGGAGAAAATTGCATGATCAAAATTCAATAACTCATAGAAAGAGGGAAATTGACTTACCTACACCGAAACGAAAATTGATTGGTCTAGAACGTAGCCCTCAACTCAAGGATCTCTCAGGAACTTCCTCATCAAAATTTTCACGGTTAAATCTTGAGATGTTGTAGTGAGAAGGTAAAGGATTTTGGGAGATTTGTCTCTAGAGAGAGAAGCAATTTATGAGAAATGAGTAAAAaatctgtttttaaaaattctttttatattaagataaagaaaaatgaagtccTTACATTCTCCCCATCAAAATAgaattttcgtcctcgaaaatttAGGACTTACCAGAGAAAAGGAATAATCTCTCTTCATCATAGTCTATAGAAGCACTGCCTATTTTGCCAAAATACTACTCTCCTCAACTTTTAAGTACATTTCTCTCATGTAACCAATTCTATTGTGTCTGCCACACTGCTAATCACTTATCAATCTTCCGCTACTCCTTGTAAATCTCTCCTAAGACTTCCACCAATCTTGACTTCTAACAAACCCTTGACTGATACTCATTTACCTCCTCTTTCTACTTCTATGAACCACCGTACTTCTAACTTGATAACCACAATTTCCGAGTTAACCACCAAATACTATACTTTGGATCACTTTTAATCACATTCCTTCTAGAGGCTTCACACTGCTTTACTGATCTCCACTCATGAGTAGCAAGGTTTCCAACTATGCCACCCCATTATCGATTTAAATATTTACTCCTCTACAGCGACAAAACCAATTTGAGCACTCTATCTTCACTTCATTATCTCACTGACCAAAACCATATACAATTCTTGATCCACTAGCACGATTCTGAATTTTACGATTCTCCATGAATGGTAATATTTCCAActtttaaaaccctaatttttgaattataaaatttagggattttatatttgttggcATGAAAGAATTAAATTCATTGTGAATTTCGGAAGCCgcaaacttttaatttttttttattgttgctTTTACATGATTGTTTCAATTGTAATTTTCGTTCACCTTGGAATGTGAATTTCTTTCACTCTGAAAGGAGCAAGTTTCTTACaacaataaatttcattaaagtTGTTTTATGCCAAAATTGAAAATTCCGTGCAACTGTAACCAAACTTTTTTCCAAAAGTTAAAATGTTGATGAAAAAAAGAACATTCACTGTAACGTGAATTTCTTTTGGAAGCCGCGGGAATTTATTTTGCATAAAAGCAACTTTATTGTTGCATCACTGTAACGTGATTTGATTCAGCCTTGGAATTCTATTTGGAAGCAACTTTATTCTTGCGCGCAGAATTCCATTTTGGGTGCAACTTTTATGTTGCGGCAATTGTTCTAACAGTAAAGCAATTTTACTATTgcgtgttaaattttttaacattgttgTGCATTGTGTGGAAATGCAAATGTGAATTAAAAGTTGGAAGGTTTCGTATACTTTTAATTTGCAAAGTGCATTTACTGACATATATGAATTATATGTATTTGGAAGAAGGAAATTCAATTAAGTTGAATTTCAGAAAGTAATTAGTCATTGATGTAAGGATGTTATGGATTACCCAAAGGTGAACCATGGTTTATATTTGGTGACATTAAAGTGAGACATTTCATGTACTTAGTATATGTTTGTATATCCAAAGATAACATACATATAGACttaagtatgattgattgttattaaaGTATATATGGAATTTTTCAGTTTAAGAATCACCCAAAGGTGAACTTAAATGAATGACTTAATTGACTACCTATTAGTTTAAGTGTCACCCAAAGGTGAACTTGTATGTATGACTAGTGTAGTAATTTGTTTGAATccattaaatttaatcaaagcaTTAATGTATGAGCTTGTGTATTATTTCTAGCTTACATGAATTTATCAGGTTTGAGCAACAATGTGGTCAAGTTTAATGGGCTAAATTATGCCGATTGGTCAGAACAAATCCAGTTCCAACTGGGTGTTCTAGACTTGGATATGGCTATTATGATGGATGAAATGCCCGCAGCCATTACAGAGACCAGTACAAGTGATGAAAAGTCTCTTTATGAGGCTTGGCATAGGTCTAACAGGCTGTCATTAAACTTGATGCACATGTCTATGGCAGAGAACGTAAAGCCTTCCATGCCCAAAACGGAAAACGCAAAGGAATTCATGAAAATGATCAAGGAGTACTCACAATCAGACATAACTGACAAGTCTATTGTGGGAACCCTTATGAGTAAGCTGACTACCAAAAAGTTTGATTGGTCACAACCCATACATGAACATGTAACAGGAATGGCTAATATAGCAGCAAGATTGAAGTCAATGNGAATGGAGGTGAATGAGTCTTTTCTAGTACAGTTCATCATGAACTCTCTTCCTCCTGAATTTGGCTAGTTCCAAGTGAACTATAACACTATTAAGGATAAGTGGAACTTTCAAGAAATCAAAGCCATGTTGGTACAAGAGGAAGGGagattaaagaaaatgagagatCATTCTATCCATCTCACAACTCATGAAGGTGCTAGCTTCAGTAAAGTCAAATCAGAAGAACAAGAAGGACAAAGCCCCAATGAAAGTGAATAAGGGCAGTATCCAGAAGGACCAgaaatgtttcttttgcaaGAAAGTAGGTCACTTCAAAAAAGATTGTCCGAAAAGAAAATCTTGGTTCGAAA
This genomic interval from Vigna radiata var. radiata cultivar VC1973A chromosome 8, Vradiata_ver6, whole genome shotgun sequence contains the following:
- the LOC106770223 gene encoding uncharacterized protein LOC106770223 is translated as MNLSGLSNNVVKFNGLNYADWSEQIQFQLGVLDLDMAIMMDEMPAAITETSTSDEKSLYEAWHRSNRLSLNLMHMSMAENVKPSMPKTENAKEFMKMIKEYSQSDITDKSIVGTLMSKLTTKKFDWSQPIHEHVTGMANIAARLKSMXMEVNESFLVQFIMNSLPPEFG